A region of Rhizorhabdus wittichii RW1 DNA encodes the following proteins:
- a CDS encoding 3,4-dihydroxy-2-butanone 4-phosphate synthase (PFAM: 3,4-dihydroxy-2-butanone 4-phosphate synthase; GTP cyclohydrolase II): protein MSTELIERIRTAVAERGVSRSGIARAAGLHPNSLRSLDDPDWNPTAETLKKLESYLSYSGLSPIEEIIDEARNGRMFILVDDEDRENEGDLIIPAQMATPDAINFMARYGRGLICLSMTQERIDQLGLPLMSRNNGTRHETAFTVSIEAKDGVTTGISAADRARTVAVAIDAAKGAEHIVTPGHVFPLVAKPGGVLVRAGHTEAAVDVARLAGLNPSGVICEIMNDDGTMARMDSLVEFARTHKLKIGTIRDLIAYRRKHDHLVERRAEARFDSRWGGEWKMITFFNKATGTEQTALVKGHIDPETPTLVRMHLLSPFTDIYGEEGPRSNLIQRSMEIIAEEGAGVIVILNRRVGGWMSRAVEARNTGDKSVMDELRDYGVGAQILTELGVHDMLLLTNSHHTLIALDGYGLSIVGERPILAE, encoded by the coding sequence ATGAGCACCGAACTGATCGAACGCATCCGCACCGCCGTCGCCGAGCGCGGCGTCTCCCGCTCCGGCATCGCCCGCGCCGCCGGCCTCCACCCCAATTCGCTGCGGTCGCTCGACGACCCCGATTGGAACCCGACGGCGGAGACGCTCAAGAAGCTCGAAAGCTACCTGTCCTATTCGGGCCTGTCGCCGATCGAGGAGATCATCGACGAGGCGCGCAACGGCCGCATGTTCATCCTGGTCGACGACGAGGACCGGGAGAATGAGGGCGACCTGATCATCCCGGCGCAGATGGCGACCCCCGACGCGATCAACTTCATGGCCCGCTACGGCCGCGGCCTGATCTGCCTGTCGATGACGCAGGAGCGGATCGACCAGCTCGGCCTGCCGCTGATGAGCCGCAACAACGGCACCCGGCACGAAACCGCCTTCACCGTCTCGATCGAGGCGAAGGACGGCGTCACCACCGGCATCTCCGCCGCCGACCGCGCCCGCACCGTCGCGGTGGCGATCGACGCCGCCAAGGGCGCCGAGCATATCGTCACCCCCGGCCATGTCTTCCCGCTGGTCGCCAAGCCCGGCGGCGTGCTGGTCCGTGCCGGCCATACCGAGGCGGCGGTCGACGTCGCGCGGCTCGCCGGGCTCAACCCGTCGGGCGTGATCTGCGAGATCATGAACGACGACGGGACGATGGCGCGGATGGATTCGCTGGTCGAGTTCGCCCGCACCCACAAGCTGAAGATCGGTACGATCCGCGACCTGATCGCCTATCGCCGCAAGCACGACCATCTCGTCGAACGGCGCGCCGAGGCGCGCTTCGACAGCCGCTGGGGCGGCGAGTGGAAGATGATCACCTTCTTCAACAAGGCGACCGGGACCGAGCAGACCGCGCTGGTGAAGGGCCATATCGACCCCGAGACCCCGACCCTGGTCCGCATGCACCTGCTGTCGCCCTTCACCGACATCTATGGCGAGGAAGGCCCGCGATCGAACCTGATCCAGCGATCGATGGAGATCATCGCGGAGGAAGGCGCCGGCGTGATCGTCATCCTCAACCGGCGGGTCGGCGGCTGGATGAGCCGTGCGGTCGAGGCGCGCAACACGGGCGACAAGTCGGTGATGGACGAGCTGCGCGACTATGGCGTCGGCGCGCAGATCCTGACCGAGCTGGGCGTCCACGACATGCTTCTGCTGACCAATTCGCACCACACGCTGATCGCGCTGGACGGCTATGGCCTGTCGATCGTAGGCGAACGTCCGATCCTGGCGGAATAG
- a CDS encoding riboflavin synthase, alpha subunit (TIGRFAM: riboflavin synthase, alpha subunit~PFAM: Lumazine-binding protein), which produces MFTGIITDVGTISATEMRGDLHVRIACGYDTGTIDIGASIACSGACMTVVELGPDWFAVDISHESVSRTAPGRWETGRRLNLERSLKVGDELGGHIVTGHVDGVGTIVSIAAEGDSTRLEIRAPAELAPYLAPKGSIAIDGISLTVNSVTDQPDGSTVFGLNIIPHTAAVTTLGGMTVHDSVNLEIDVLARYLGRMEQLRSLTKR; this is translated from the coding sequence ATGTTCACAGGCATCATCACCGACGTCGGCACGATCAGCGCGACCGAGATGCGCGGCGACCTGCATGTGCGGATCGCCTGCGGCTACGACACCGGCACCATCGACATCGGCGCCTCGATCGCCTGTTCGGGCGCGTGCATGACCGTCGTCGAGCTGGGCCCCGACTGGTTCGCCGTCGACATCAGCCACGAAAGCGTCTCGCGCACCGCGCCGGGCCGCTGGGAGACGGGCCGCCGCCTCAACCTCGAACGCTCGCTCAAGGTCGGCGACGAGCTGGGCGGGCATATCGTCACCGGCCATGTCGACGGCGTCGGCACGATCGTCTCGATCGCGGCCGAGGGCGACTCGACCCGGCTGGAGATCCGCGCGCCCGCCGAACTCGCCCCCTATCTGGCGCCGAAGGGCTCGATCGCGATCGACGGCATCTCGCTGACCGTCAACAGCGTCACCGACCAGCCCGACGGCAGCACCGTCTTCGGCCTCAACATCATCCCGCACACCGCCGCGGTGACGACGCTGGGCGGCATGACCGTCCATGACAGCGTCAATCTGGAGATCGACGTGCTCGCCCGCTATCTCGGGCGGATGGAACAGCTCCGGTCACTGACGAAGCGATAA
- a CDS encoding 6,7-dimethyl-8-ribityllumazine synthase (PFAM: 6,7-dimethyl-8-ribityllumazine synthase), translated as MAKLLIVEARFYDHLNDLLLDGARTAIEDAGHKHETITVPGALEVPGAIAMAAESGRYDGFVALGVVIRGETYHFEVVSNESARGLMALSMDSLAIGNGILTVENEAQALTRARRTEKDKGGEAAKAALRMMELREKFAG; from the coding sequence ATGGCCAAGCTGCTCATCGTCGAAGCGCGCTTCTACGACCATCTCAACGACCTGCTGCTCGACGGCGCGCGCACCGCGATCGAGGACGCGGGCCACAAGCACGAGACGATCACCGTCCCCGGCGCGCTCGAAGTGCCGGGCGCGATCGCGATGGCGGCGGAAAGCGGCCGCTATGACGGCTTCGTCGCGCTCGGCGTCGTGATCCGCGGCGAGACCTATCATTTCGAGGTGGTCTCGAACGAGAGCGCGCGCGGTCTGATGGCGCTGTCGATGGACAGCCTCGCGATCGGCAACGGCATCCTGACGGTCGAGAACGAGGCCCAGGCCCTCACCCGCGCCCGCCGCACCGAGAAGGACAAGGGCGGCGAGGCGGCCAAGGCCGCGCTGCGGATGATGGAGCTGCGCGAGAAGTTCGCGGGCTGA
- a CDS encoding NADH:flavin oxidoreductase/NADH oxidase (PFAM: NADH:flavin oxidoreductase/NADH oxidase), with protein sequence MPTLFDPIRLGAIEARNRIIMAPLTRARATRAAVPVPIMAEYYAQRASAGLIISEATGISRAGLGWPHAPGIWNEEQVAAWRPVTDAVHAAGGRIVSQLWHMGRVVHPSVSGQQPVSASAITAPDLAMTYEGDQPYTEPRPLRIDEVPALLDDYARAARNAIAAGFDGVQIHAANGYLIDQFLRDSSNRRTDIYGGSIENRTRLLGEVTRAVVDAVGAERTGVRLSPNGVIQGVDDSDPEPLFTAAAALLSDIGIAFLEIREPSGLDHPPVGPAMRRAFDGPFIVNAGYDAAGAQAALDSGAADAVSFGKPFIANPDLPQRFSKGLPILRADVATFYAQGPEGYIDYPSAA encoded by the coding sequence ATGCCGACTTTGTTCGATCCCATCCGCCTCGGCGCCATCGAGGCGCGCAACCGCATCATCATGGCCCCGCTCACCCGCGCGCGGGCGACGCGCGCGGCGGTGCCGGTGCCGATCATGGCGGAATATTATGCGCAGCGCGCCTCGGCCGGGCTGATCATCAGCGAGGCGACCGGGATCAGCCGCGCCGGGCTCGGCTGGCCGCATGCGCCCGGCATCTGGAACGAGGAGCAGGTCGCGGCCTGGCGGCCGGTGACCGACGCGGTCCACGCCGCCGGCGGACGGATCGTCAGCCAGCTCTGGCATATGGGCCGCGTCGTCCATCCGTCGGTCAGCGGGCAGCAGCCGGTCTCCGCCTCGGCGATCACCGCGCCCGACCTCGCCATGACCTATGAGGGCGACCAGCCCTATACCGAGCCCCGGCCTCTGCGGATCGACGAGGTGCCTGCGCTGCTCGACGACTATGCGCGGGCGGCGCGCAACGCGATCGCGGCGGGTTTCGACGGGGTGCAGATCCACGCCGCGAACGGCTATCTGATCGACCAGTTCCTGCGCGATTCGTCGAACCGCCGCACCGACATCTATGGCGGGTCGATCGAGAACCGCACCCGCCTGCTGGGCGAGGTGACGCGCGCCGTGGTCGACGCGGTCGGCGCCGAGCGGACCGGGGTGCGGCTGTCGCCCAACGGCGTCATCCAGGGTGTCGACGACAGTGATCCCGAGCCGCTGTTCACCGCGGCGGCGGCGCTGCTGTCCGACATCGGCATCGCCTTCCTCGAGATTCGCGAGCCGAGCGGGCTCGACCATCCCCCGGTCGGGCCGGCGATGCGGCGCGCCTTCGACGGGCCGTTCATCGTCAATGCCGGCTATGACGCGGCGGGCGCGCAGGCCGCGCTCGACAGCGGGGCGGCCGATGCGGTCAGCTTCGGCAAGCCGTTCATCGCCAATCCCGACCTGCCGCAACGCTTCAGCAAGGGCCTGCCGATCCTGCGGGCCGACGTCGCGACCTTCTACGCGCAGGGGCCGGAGGGCTATATCGACTATCCCAGCGCGGCGTAG
- a CDS encoding rpsU-divergently transcribed protein (TIGRFAM: rpsU-divergently transcribed protein~PFAM: COQ9 domain protein), which translates to MIAPIDMTLDELRMALAEALPAHAAFDGWGETAIAGAAAELGVPADRAALCFPKGAIDMIDAWFESIDRTMATKLAALDLPAMKIRDRIRAALLARLEEATRHPDALRRAIAILARPVHVARGGKLAWRAADGMWRAIGDASVDAAWYSKRATLTALYVATMTAWMDDDSEGFADTRAFLDRRIDDVMKVEKLKARLKPDPDRHFSPARFLGRLRYRIEG; encoded by the coding sequence ATGATCGCGCCGATCGACATGACCCTGGACGAACTGCGCATGGCGCTGGCCGAGGCGCTGCCCGCCCATGCCGCCTTCGACGGCTGGGGGGAGACGGCGATCGCGGGCGCCGCGGCCGAACTGGGCGTTCCCGCCGATCGCGCCGCGCTCTGCTTCCCCAAGGGGGCGATCGACATGATCGACGCCTGGTTCGAGAGCATCGACCGCACGATGGCGACGAAGCTCGCCGCGCTCGACCTGCCGGCGATGAAGATCCGCGACCGCATCCGCGCCGCGCTGCTCGCCCGCCTCGAAGAGGCCACCCGCCATCCCGACGCGCTGCGCCGCGCGATCGCCATCCTCGCCCGTCCCGTCCATGTCGCGCGCGGCGGCAAGCTCGCCTGGCGCGCGGCGGACGGCATGTGGCGCGCGATCGGCGACGCCAGCGTCGACGCCGCCTGGTACAGCAAGCGCGCCACGCTGACCGCGCTCTACGTGGCGACGATGACCGCGTGGATGGACGACGACAGCGAAGGCTTCGCCGACACCCGCGCCTTCCTCGACCGGCGAATCGACGACGTCATGAAGGTCGAGAAGCTCAAGGCGCGGCTGAAGCCCGATCCCGACCGGCATTTCAGCCCGGCCCGCTTCCTCGGCCGCCTGCGTTACCGCATCGAGGGGTAG
- a CDS encoding protein of unknown function DUF6, transmembrane (PFAM: protein of unknown function DUF6, transmembrane) has translation MHRPDETRFARPRESRAVMVRAYAAMVVGNVALAFGPWLVRLADVSSLSSAFWRLALAAPFLFLLTRLARQPIPRLSPAMLGVIAIGGLCFAADLGTWHIGIHHTKLANATLFGNVASFLLAAYVLITTRTLPNPFQSAALVLAALGTVLLLGRSYQLDTRYLTGDLLCISAGVLYTGYLIAMTRARGLLQPMPVLLISTLAGMAPLLLFALADGGRMLPHDWTPLLLLAIGSQVIGQGCMIYAIGHLSPLVIGLGLLTQPFVAALIGSLQYGERLGALDIAGGLAICAALVLVRAGGAGQARRPVVEPAP, from the coding sequence ATGCACCGGCCCGACGAGACAAGATTTGCTCGCCCCCGCGAAAGCCGGGCTGTCATGGTCCGCGCCTATGCGGCGATGGTGGTCGGCAATGTCGCGCTCGCCTTCGGGCCGTGGCTGGTCCGGCTCGCCGACGTCTCCTCGCTGTCGTCGGCCTTCTGGCGGCTCGCGCTCGCGGCGCCCTTCCTGTTCCTGCTGACCCGGCTCGCCCGCCAGCCGATCCCGCGCCTGTCGCCCGCCATGCTGGGGGTGATCGCGATCGGCGGGCTGTGCTTCGCCGCCGATCTCGGCACCTGGCACATCGGCATCCACCACACCAAGCTCGCCAATGCGACGCTGTTCGGCAACGTCGCCAGCTTCCTGCTCGCCGCCTATGTGCTGATCACCACCCGCACCCTGCCCAATCCCTTCCAGTCGGCGGCGCTGGTCCTCGCCGCGCTCGGCACGGTCCTGCTGCTCGGCCGCTCCTACCAGCTCGACACGCGCTACCTGACCGGCGACCTGCTCTGCATCTCGGCCGGCGTGCTCTACACCGGCTATCTGATCGCGATGACGCGGGCGCGCGGGCTGCTCCAGCCGATGCCGGTGCTGCTGATCTCGACGCTCGCCGGCATGGCGCCGCTGCTGCTGTTCGCGCTGGCCGATGGCGGGCGCATGCTGCCCCATGACTGGACCCCGCTGCTGCTGCTCGCGATCGGCAGCCAGGTGATCGGCCAGGGCTGCATGATCTATGCGATCGGCCATCTGTCGCCGCTGGTGATCGGCCTCGGCCTGCTGACCCAGCCCTTCGTCGCGGCGCTGATCGGCAGCCTCCAATATGGCGAGCGGCTCGGCGCGCTCGACATCGCCGGCGGCCTCGCCATCTGCGCCGCGCTGGTGCTGGTCCGCGCCGGCGGGGCTGGTCAGGCGCGCCGCCCGGTCGTAGAACCCGCGCCATGA
- a CDS encoding FeoA family protein (PFAM: FeoA family protein), which translates to MDDDAAPITLDKLPLRSGGAIVGIDWNRLSERDARRLRELGVDEGVPVEKLHKGPFGVDPIACRIGRMTVALRSAQAAAIAVGPLKSK; encoded by the coding sequence ATGGACGATGATGCCGCACCGATCACCCTCGACAAGCTGCCGCTGAGAAGCGGCGGCGCGATCGTCGGGATCGACTGGAACAGGCTCAGCGAACGCGACGCCCGCCGGCTGCGCGAACTGGGCGTCGACGAGGGCGTGCCGGTCGAGAAGCTGCACAAGGGCCCGTTCGGCGTCGATCCGATCGCCTGCCGGATCGGCCGCATGACGGTGGCGCTGCGCAGCGCCCAGGCCGCCGCGATCGCGGTCGGCCCCCTCAAAAGCAAATGA